The following is a genomic window from Marinococcus sp. PL1-022.
AATTTCAGTAAGTATAAAAAAGGTGGAAGATAAAATGGTTATGGAAAGAGACATGGAATCAATCAGGAAGCTTTTGATTGATTTGAAGGAGCAAAAACCCGGCTTCAGCCTGACATCTAAAAACGAAGAAACCGATTATTACATGTATCTGCTCACCGAAGGAGGCCTGATCGAGGCCACCAGGCACAAAACCTTGAGTAAACAGGTGACAAGCTACCATAATATTAAGATTACATTTGCCGGCCATGATTTCATTGATGTTGCTGAAGACGACAATATTTGGAACAAAACACAGGAAAAAGCCATGGAAAAGGGTTGGTCGATGTCCAACATCCCCCTGACCGTCCTGACAGATTTACTTAAAACCACACTTTACCAGCATTTAAGCAGCGACTGAAGCACAACTAATTTCTCATGGTTTATGCTTTACCCACATAGCTTCCCGCGAACCTCCTGATACTTCAGGAGGTTTTTTGTTGTTCCGGCTGAATACTTTTCTTGTCCGGCATCAGCTCTTTTTCAGCAGCATTTTTAAGAGGTTTACTGATTTATATAAATTAGTTCATTCCTCATGAAACACAAGAATCAGGTTATTTTTCTCACATTATTCATTTGTAACATTATGTTCGTTTCCTCACTGAAATTTTAAATTTTTCGCTTTAAAACCCTCGTTTTATAAGGGTTTTGTAAATATTACACATAATTTCTCATATATTTCATAAAGCTTAATCTTGTTACGTTTGCATTACATTCGTCCTATTCGCTTGAAAGTTCTTCTTCTTCAAGTTAAATTTACAAACGTGCGATAGATTACTTTGACATACGCATCCAACTATTAATTTGTTTACGCTCATTCACACTTAATGCTCATTAAATAAAAATTTTATACCTTCCAAGGAGGAATTTTTCAACCATGATGAAATCTACGAAAGCTTCACATTGGATCGGCGGCGCAATTCTTGGTACAGCTCTAGCTTTTGCAGCACCAGCGGTAAGTGATGCATCAGACAGCCTGCTGGTCCAGGGAGACTCCAGTGACTCTGTATCCCAAGCCCAATCGGTACTCGATGATAAAGGATATTATGATTATGAAGTAGACGGGATTTTTGGTTCGATTACAGCAGCAGCTGTCCGCGATTTTCAGGCTGATGAAGGCCTTACGGTCGACGGTATCATCGGTCCGAATACAAAAGCAGCGCTTTATGGAGAGAGCTCCAGTGACAATGATACTGAAGCAGACTCTAAAGCAGACGACAGCGATGATGAAGCGGTCGAATCTGCTTCCACCTCGGAAAGCAGCAGCTCTGCAGACACCTCCGGCGGAGAATCCATGACAGTTGAAGCTACTGCTTATACAGCAGACTGCGCAGGCTGCAGCGGCATTACAGCTACCGGCGTGAATTTAAATACCAACCGCTATGCGAAAGTCATCGCTGTAGACCCTGATGTTATTCCACTCGGCTCTGAAGTGCAAATTGAAGGTATGGGTACTTATACGGCAGCGGATACCGGCGGAGCGATAAATGGAAACCGCATTGACGTTCACGTTCCAAGTAAGTCCGAAGCTTATTCCTTCGGCCGCCGAAGCGTTGAAGTAACCGTAGTAGATTAATCTACTTATAAGCTTTATAAATGAAGAGACGCCTTTCCTTCGAAATGGAAAGGCGTCTCTATTTTTTTATTCCTTTACCACTTTGTATATGGAAGAAATTTGCCGTTTAACGTGACGACGACCCGGTCCCCTTTTGGGTCCTCTTCACGTTCTACATCCATTTTAAAATCGATGGCGCTCATAATACCATCACCGAATTCTTCATGGATAACTTCCTTTAATGTCGTTCCATATACCTGAGTAATTTCATGAAACCGGTAAATAAGCGGATCTGTCGGAACATCCTCGTTTAGAGAACCTTTGTATGGAACAGCCATCAGTTCATGCTTAATTTCTTCATAAGGAACTTCGAGGTAGTTAATGAGCGCGTCTGCTTCCTTTTCGTCCATTGATGCCTGACCCTGAATTACAGCAGCAACCCATGTTTTGTTACGGCCCACGGCTTCCGCTAGATCCTGATAAGTAGCTCTTTTCCGGTTCTTTGCTTCTATCAGCTTGGCGGTGACTTCACTCATTTCCATTATTTTCTCTCCTTCCTTTTTCTATTCTACTTTACTTTAACATGCAGGCATTACCACAATATATGATTTTTGCCATCTTCTTTTAGGCGGTTGGAATTCAAACTGCGCTAAGCTTAGTTCCAACAGCCTATTTTTTGTTAATTTACCGTAATTTTGTTTCAAAAAGATGCATTAAGGATATATGTATAGCTACCTGCATATTTTTATGCCGGTTTTTAAAAGTGAATATAACCAGCTTCAGCAGCAATGAGTTAGACCATTGGGAGCTAATCATAAGCTGAAAAGAAAAAGCCTGAGAGCTGTTTCTTTTTAGTTCCAGGCATGCACCGGGTGCTTCTGTGACTGAAACAGATTATTACTACTACCCCACGAAGGAGTGCTTGTTATGTCTTATTTTTCTCCCTATATTGTTACCACTGTAGCTGATGCTAATTATGCTGAGCATACAGCTGTGTCCTTTACTTCTCTTCTCACGAACACTGCAAGGCCGGAGAGAATTGAATTCCACGTTATTGAAACCGGCTGGAGCAGCTATCAAAAACAAATGCTCGAGCAGCTTGGAGCTTACTTTAATTCCCGTGTCGTTTTTCATGCCATCGACACCGACAGATATAAAAATCTTTTTCAGGCAAATCACAAATATTCCTATCATATTACCAATGCTGCCTATTACCGGTTATCCATTCCATACTTGTTTACGAATGTAGACAAGATACTGTATATCGACTGCGACACCATCGTCCAGGAAGACATTACTATTTTGTGGAAGATCCCTCTGCGGCGCCAGGTTATGGCCGCAGCAGAAAACTTCGGCGGATTCTACCGCAACGATGATTTGTTTATGCCGCCGGAAGCTAAATATTTTAATTCCGGGGTTATGATGATTCACGTGCCAAATTGGAAAAAACACCAGGTGACCGACCAGGTCGTCCAGTTTATCCAAAAGCATGAGAGCCGGATGCTTTATCACGATCAGGACGGCTTAAACGCCGTGCTTTACAATCATTGGTTCGAGCTTCATCCTAAATGGAATACAATGACTGATATGTTCCTGAAGGCTGTTCCTGACACCCACCAGGGAAAAAAGGTGATGAGTGCTGTCGAAAAGCCGGCTGTCATTCATTTTACCGGGCCGGAAAAGCCATGGCAGCCAGATACCAAGCACCCTTTAAAGCATTTGTATCATGAATATGCTGCCCAAAAAGACGAAATTGTCGTGAAGCCTACTTCCCTGTAATACCGGTGCCGCTCTTTTAATCAAAAGGAGCGGCATTATTTTGCTTCGGGCTCCTTACTGCTGCAGACAAATATTAAATAATTGATGTCTTTATCCACGTCCCAGATAATAAATGGATCGATCACTTCCCGCGGCATCCGTGCCAGTAAATCTGTTTCATCGATGATGCTTTTAACGAGTGTTGTTTTTGCTGCTTCAATTTCCTCTGCATGCCCTTCTTCAAGAAGCTGACGTTCTACCGGGGTCAATACATTCGTTCGTTCAATCAGCACTACGCGGTGATTTAAAGGTTTTGTGTTCACAAACGCAGAGAGACCTTCTTTGTTTTCTCCCGCTTTTTTCACAACGCTGTTTAACTCTTCCTGCCACTTTTCTACAATTCCGGATTCCGCTGGCGCCTCCACAGTACCGAAAATCACCCCTGAACGCTGGTCAAGGTTCCAGTTAGTGTAAATATCGAGTATTTCCTTTCCGGTCACTGCTTCGAGCTCTGATTTTATATCAGCATAGATAACGCTCATCAGCATCTCCCTCAACTCTTCAACTTTTTTGCCTTCATTTTTTTGAATTAAAATTTGTTCCATCGGCACCAAAAAATCACGAATGTGGACACAAAAATAAGGCGGGGCCCACGTAGTATGTACAGAGATAGGTCCTTTTCCAAAGCTTTCCCTCAAAACCTTTCCAATATATCCAGCTATCGCTGATTGTACTTCCTTTACTTCTGACATCACATTTTTCTCCCTTTCTTCCAAGCATCATCTTGTTTTGCCCCCGCTCTTCCAGTCTTTCCGGAAAAAACGAAAGCTTATAAAAGCATAAAAAAAGCCACAGAGGAAAAATATCCTTTGTAGCTTACCGTTTAGCTCAATTGTCTAACGATCCTGCATCATTTACTGATTATTAAATTTTACATTGCCGCCTGGGACGACACCCGGGGCTTCATTTCCTGTGAGTGTAACGACTTATTTTCAGCCCTATTGTCCAAAAATTTCTATCGTCCTTATAAAACATACATTATTTATTCATGTTTCACTTTACCTGTTTTGAACTGATTTTGCAATGCATTTGCTGCAGGAATGCTACAGAAGAAACGCTGCGGCCAGTCCGCAGATAAACAGCGGAATGTTGAAGTGCAGGAATGTCGGTACACATGTATCCCATATGTGATCATGGCGTCCATCGGCATTCAGGCCGGCTGTCGGTCCAAGCGTGCTGTCAGAGGCCGGTGAGCCTGCATCCCCAATCGCACCTGCAGTGCCGATTAAAGCTGCGGTGGCAAGCGGAGAGAAGCCGAGTGAGGCACTTAGTGGCACAAACAAGGCTGCAAGGATTGGAATCGTCCCGAATGAAGAGCCTATCCCCATTGTAATCAATAGCCCTGTCAAAAGCATCACGACTGCTCCGAGAAGCTGGCTGCCGCCAAGAACGTCAGACGTCACTGCCACTAACTGCTCTACTGCTCCAGTGTCCTTCAGAACAGTCGCGTAGCCGGAGGCAAGGAGCATCACAAAGGCGATCATCCCCATCATTCGAACGCCGTCGTTCACCGTCTGATCGGCTTCTTTCACCGGAACCACCCGGAAAATAAACATAGCTGCAATACCGGTCAGTGCACCGATTACCAATGATTCGGTCCATACCTGTACTAACAGCGCAGATACAATCGCTATCAGTGTTAACAAATGCGATAGCTGAAATTTATTAGTGTTCTTCAGGGAAGCCTCTGCTTCTGTAACGTCTACGTTTCCCGCTTCCATTTCTTTATCTTTACGGTACGTAACGAAAATAGCTATCAGCAGGCCGATCACCATGCCGCCGACTGGAATAATCATCGCCTGCCAAATCTGCCCGAACGCAATATTCATGCCGTTGTCGTTCATGCTCTCCTGAATAATCTCCTGAAAAATCAGTCCATAGCCGACAGGGATCAGCATATAAGGCGCCTTTAAGCCAAAGGTCAAGCTTACAGCTACCGCCCGGCGGTTAATTTTCATATGATCAAATAAATGCAGAAGCGGCGGTATAAGTATCGGGATAAATGCAATATGTACCGGCACAAGATTCTGCGATAAACAAGCCACTCCTGCAATGGTCAAAAGCAAAGCTGCCCGTTTATTTTTTAACAGCTTTACCAGATTTGTCACTAAAAACCCTGTAATCCCCGAATAGCCAATCATAACTGCAAAAACACCGAGCAGAATGTAGCTGAGGGCGGTGCCAGCCCTCCCACCCATGCCGGATACGAGCATTTCAATGGAATCGGTAAATGACAGACCGGCCAGCAGCCCTGCCGTCACTGCTGCCCCCATCAGTGCAAGAATGACATTCAGCCGGAACAGACTGAGAACAATCAGCACCAGGACTGAAACTATAACTGCGTACTCCACTTTGTTTCCCTCGTTTCTCTTCTTTTATCGTTTATGTACATGGATACAGATTAAACGCACAAAGAAGATTTTAGCATAGATCCTTTAGCCTGCTCAAACTTTATCAGAGTAAAATATTCTGCTTTATTTAAAATTCCCACTCGTAGTGCGTCCATGCGCTCTTAACCCCGCCAAGCGATTCGTAAAGTCTGCGTGCTTTTTTATTGCTGCGGTCTGTTTCAAGCACCATACCGGCATAATCCTCTGACTGCACGTAAGAAAGAACAAACTCAAGAAGCTCTTTTCCGTAATGCTGACCCTGGAATTCTTGATAGATATACAGGTCGTTTAAAATGGCTGTTTTTTTAACCTGTAAGGTGCTGAACGTCTGATACAGGGTAGCAAAACCGATCAAGTCGCCGTAATGCTCCACGATAAACTGGATGCCGATTTCCGGCTGGGCCAGAAGCTTTTTAATCAGTGTCTTTAATTTGCCGATACCCGGATCGGGATGCTCGTAATGGTCCACAATATACGCCTGCATGGCTTCTGCGAGACTGGGGATATCTTCTGTTTCTACGGTTCGTATTCTTATACTCATGACGGCCTCCTGCATAGTTCTATTACCTTGCGTTTAATTGTTTTATCGCACTATATTTCATCTTATGGCACACAGAAACATGATACAACCCCGAAAGCAAAAGCACGGAGGAAAAATATCCCTTTTACATTCATATAAAAACGGGAGCCGCTTTTGCGCGCCCCCGTTTTTATCAGTCATGAAAATTTGTTCCGTCTGTAGTGGCTTTAACATAATCTGCACGGATGACAAAATCCCCAAAATGCTCTCCGTCGTAACGTTCCTTCGCAAAACGGGCAATCATCGGTTCGAGTTCACTTAAAATTTCCTCTTCCCCAATATTTTCCCGGTAAAGCTTGCTCAAGCGGTCACCGGTAAAGCTTGCGCCTAAATACATATTGTATTTCCCGGGTGCTTTTCCGATAAAGCCGATCTCTCCGAGCGCCGAACGGGCACAGCCATTTGGACAGCCCGTCATTCGGATAATAATATCTTCATCCCGCAGGCCCTGTTCCTCAAGCGTAACCTCGAGTTTATCGACCAGCGAAGGAAGATAACGCTCTGCTTCCGCCATGGCAAGTCCACAGGTCGGGAAGGAAACACAGGCCATCGAGTTGCGGCGGAGAGCGGAATAGTGCTTTCCGTCAGTCAGACCGTAATCCTCAATCAATTTGCTGATCTGCCGTTTTTTATAGTCTGTTATATCGGATATGACAACGTTTTGATTCGGCGTCATCCGGAAATCGCCGGTGTGGATTTTGGCTATTTCCCGAAGCCCGGTCATTAATTGATAGTTTTCCTCGTCCTTGATCCGCCCATTTTCGATAAACAGAGTGAAGTGCCACTTACCATCGTTGCCTTTAATCCATCCGTACTCGTCTCCGTTGCTTTCAAATTCATAGGAACGGGCCGCCTCTATTTCATAGCCAAGCCGTTCATTCAATTCGCTTTTCAGCCATTCGACCCCGTAGCGGTCAATTGTATATTTGAAACGGGCATTTTTCCGGTTGGAACGATTGCCGTAATCGCGCTGAATTGTCAGAAGCTTCTCTGAAGCATTCACCACTTCTTCCTTCGGTACATAGCCGATCACACGTCCAAGCTGCGGATACGTATCCGGTTCGCCGTGCGTCATTCCCATACCGCCGCCGACTGACACGTTAAATCCCTTCAGCTCGCCGTCTTCCACAATAGCAATGTAGCCGATATCCTGGGAGAAAACGTCAATGTCGTTGGACGGCGGAACTGCCACACCGATCTTGAATTTTCTTGGGAGGTACGTTTCGCCGTAAACCGGCTCCACTTCTTCCTTGCTGTCCGCCACCTTTTCTTCGTCAAGCCATATTTCATGGTAGGCCGTCGTGCGCGGCAGCAGATGGTCGCTGATCTGTTTGGAATACTCATACACTTCCCCGTGCACATCGGATTGATTCGGGTTTACATTGCACATAACGTTTCTGTTAACGTCCCCACATGCGGCAATCGAATCCATCATAGCTGCGTTAATTTCCTGGAGATTCTTTTTCATATTCCATTTGAGAATCCCGTGCATTTGAAACGTCTGCCGGGTAGTAAGCCGGAGAGTGCCGTTGCCGTATTTATGCGACACTTCATCCATTGTGAGCCACTGTTCCGGTGTAATGACGCCTGCCGGCAGACGGACACGGAGCATAAACTGATATGCCGGTTCAAGCTTTTGCTGGCGGCGCTCGTTGCGCAGGTCCCGGTCGTCCTGCATGTAGCTGCCGTGAAACTTCATCAGCTTTCCATCTGCTTCAGGAATGCTCGCAGTGATTGGATTTGCCATCGTTTTAACAAGCGTACCGCGTAAGAAGTTACTGTCTTTTTTCAAGTGCTCCATGCCATCTAACGGGGCATCCTGAATGTTTTTTAAGCTGCTGTATTCTGACATATGCGTTTGGTTCCTCCCCGGTAGTTATTAATATACGTCACGCTGATAGCGTTTTTGCTGCTGCAGGTCGAGCATGTATGCTTCAGCTTCTTCATGGGTCATATTTCCTTCTTTTTCAAGCACTGACACCAGGGCTTCATGCACGTCATGGGCCATCCGCTTTTCATCTCCACAGATGTATAAAAACGCCCCGTCCTGCAGCCACTGATAAACTTCTTCACTGTTTTCAAGAATCCGGTGCTGAACGTATATCTTTTCTTCGTTATCCCGCGAAAAGGCTACATCCATTTTTGACAACGAGCCTTCCTCAAGCCATTGCTGCCATTCTGTCTGATACAGAAAGTCCGTCCGGAAATGCTGGTCCCCGAAGAACAGCCATGATTTGCCGTCCGCTTCCACTTCTTCGCGTTCTTCAACAAATGAGCGGAACGGAGCAATTCCAGTTCCCGGTCCTACCATAATAACAGGGGCAGACGGGTTATCCGGAAGTTTGAAATTGGGGTTGTGCTGAATATAAATAGGCAGGGTATCCCCCGGCTCCGTGCGTTCTGCGCACTGACCGGAGCAGACACCTGTCCGTGGTCTTCCATGAGCATCGTAGCGAACGGCCCCCACTGTTAAATGCACTTCATCAGGGTTTGCGGATGGGCTGCTTGCTATTGAGTACAGGCGCGGCGGTATTTTCCGTAAATTACCCACCACGTCTGCAGCTCCGCCCTGCCACGGTCCGTAATCCTTTAATAGATCCAATAGGTCGCGTCCTTCCAGGTAGGAGCGCAGGTCATCCGCATGTTCTGTATCGAGCAGTTCCTGAATTTTTTCGTTGTTTGTCAGCTTGCTCATTTTTTCAAGCAGTGGTTTAGTCAAAACCGTGATTTCAAAATGAGAGAGGAGTGCTTCACGAAGCGAGCGAATATCGCCCTGTTTATTCAATACTACGGTTTCTTCCGGATTCCAGTCCATTTCACGAATCAGCTGGTCCACCAGAAGCGGATCATTTTCCGGAAACATCCCGAGGCTGTCCCCAGGTTCAAAGGTCAGTCCTGACCCTTCAAGCGAAAGCTCTACGTGACGAGTTTCTTTTGCCGATCCCCGGCCGTTTAAATTAATGTTATCCAATATTTCCGCCCGGAACGGGTTAGTTCTTGAGTACGCCGGCTGTTCTGTGGCGGGAGCAGCTGAAGCAGCCGCTCCGGCAGGGGCTGCTGCCGCCTGCGCCGTTTCCTCCTGAAGCTCATTCAGGCTTGAAAGGACGCCCTGGATCCATTCTTCGGCATCGTCGTCAAAATCAACATCACAGTCTACTCTTGGATAAAGACGGGTGCCTCCAAGATCTTCAAGCCGCTGATCAAAATCTTTACCTGTCTGACAGAAATATTCGTAGGAGGTGTCCCCAAGCGCGAGAACGGAAAAGCGTGCATCTTCAAGTTTCGGGGCTTTACGCCCGTTCAGAAACTCATGGAAGGAAATAGCGTTGTCCGGAGGATCGCCTTCTCCGTGTGTACTCACGATAACTAATAGGTTTTCCACCTTTTTCATATTTTTTGTCTTAAAATCATCCATCGAGCTCACAGTTACATTGTAGCCCTGATCTTTCAGCCTTCTTGAGCTGTCTTCTGCAATCATCTGACCGTTACCGGTCTGGGAGCCAAATAAAATGGTTACCTCCTTGGAAGCCGCCTCCGCCTGGGATGCCTGGGGTGCAACCGATTCCTGGACAGCCGGCCCTTCAGCTGCTGGTGCAGCGCCTGAATTCGCCTGAGAAGCCAAATACCCGCTTAACCAAATTTTCTGATTTTCTGTTAATGTCGGCAGGAGCTGGTTCAGTAAATCTACCTGCTCCTGGCTAAAAGGACTATTCGTAACCTGCAATTGCACTCTCTCCACCTCACAAATAAATTTAACTGCAATCCTGTCGTTCTAAGGACAAAATAATTTTCTCTTTAGCTTTATCTTATCCATGTGTATAAACTGGTCATTTTATTATGGTCAATTTTATCCGTATAATTCTTATGTGTCAAGTTGGTTTTAAATTCCTAACAGAATATTGGGCAATCATTTATATTTTATCACATCCCTGCTTCCGTTACGCTTTCTTCAAAAGTTTTATGCATTGAAAAAAATGGTAGATTATTCCTTTGTTTTGCCATATAATAAAATTACTTTTCAGAAAGAAGGTGAGGCCTTGACCAACATCGAATCATTTACACGGCAGTTGATCCACCAGGCAGCAGCCGCCGGCGCATCGGATATTCATCTACTGCCGGCTTATTCAGAAGCTTCTCTCTATTTTCGTATTCATGGACG
Proteins encoded in this region:
- a CDS encoding DUF2513 domain-containing protein, with protein sequence MVMERDMESIRKLLIDLKEQKPGFSLTSKNEETDYYMYLLTEGGLIEATRHKTLSKQVTSYHNIKITFAGHDFIDVAEDDNIWNKTQEKAMEKGWSMSNIPLTVLTDLLKTTLYQHLSSD
- a CDS encoding 3D domain-containing protein, which codes for MMKSTKASHWIGGAILGTALAFAAPAVSDASDSLLVQGDSSDSVSQAQSVLDDKGYYDYEVDGIFGSITAAAVRDFQADEGLTVDGIIGPNTKAALYGESSSDNDTEADSKADDSDDEAVESASTSESSSSADTSGGESMTVEATAYTADCAGCSGITATGVNLNTNRYAKVIAVDPDVIPLGSEVQIEGMGTYTAADTGGAINGNRIDVHVPSKSEAYSFGRRSVEVTVVD
- the cynS gene encoding cyanase, yielding MEMSEVTAKLIEAKNRKRATYQDLAEAVGRNKTWVAAVIQGQASMDEKEADALINYLEVPYEEIKHELMAVPYKGSLNEDVPTDPLIYRFHEITQVYGTTLKEVIHEEFGDGIMSAIDFKMDVEREEDPKGDRVVVTLNGKFLPYTKW
- a CDS encoding glycosyltransferase family 8 protein is translated as MSYFSPYIVTTVADANYAEHTAVSFTSLLTNTARPERIEFHVIETGWSSYQKQMLEQLGAYFNSRVVFHAIDTDRYKNLFQANHKYSYHITNAAYYRLSIPYLFTNVDKILYIDCDTIVQEDITILWKIPLRRQVMAAAENFGGFYRNDDLFMPPEAKYFNSGVMMIHVPNWKKHQVTDQVVQFIQKHESRMLYHDQDGLNAVLYNHWFELHPKWNTMTDMFLKAVPDTHQGKKVMSAVEKPAVIHFTGPEKPWQPDTKHPLKHLYHEYAAQKDEIVVKPTSL
- a CDS encoding Na-translocating system protein MpsC family protein, with protein sequence MSEVKEVQSAIAGYIGKVLRESFGKGPISVHTTWAPPYFCVHIRDFLVPMEQILIQKNEGKKVEELREMLMSVIYADIKSELEAVTGKEILDIYTNWNLDQRSGVIFGTVEAPAESGIVEKWQEELNSVVKKAGENKEGLSAFVNTKPLNHRVVLIERTNVLTPVERQLLEEGHAEEIEAAKTTLVKSIIDETDLLARMPREVIDPFIIWDVDKDINYLIFVCSSKEPEAK
- a CDS encoding Na+/H+ antiporter family protein, which gives rise to MEYAVIVSVLVLIVLSLFRLNVILALMGAAVTAGLLAGLSFTDSIEMLVSGMGGRAGTALSYILLGVFAVMIGYSGITGFLVTNLVKLLKNKRAALLLTIAGVACLSQNLVPVHIAFIPILIPPLLHLFDHMKINRRAVAVSLTFGLKAPYMLIPVGYGLIFQEIIQESMNDNGMNIAFGQIWQAMIIPVGGMVIGLLIAIFVTYRKDKEMEAGNVDVTEAEASLKNTNKFQLSHLLTLIAIVSALLVQVWTESLVIGALTGIAAMFIFRVVPVKEADQTVNDGVRMMGMIAFVMLLASGYATVLKDTGAVEQLVAVTSDVLGGSQLLGAVVMLLTGLLITMGIGSSFGTIPILAALFVPLSASLGFSPLATAALIGTAGAIGDAGSPASDSTLGPTAGLNADGRHDHIWDTCVPTFLHFNIPLFICGLAAAFLL
- a CDS encoding GNAT family N-acetyltransferase produces the protein MSIRIRTVETEDIPSLAEAMQAYIVDHYEHPDPGIGKLKTLIKKLLAQPEIGIQFIVEHYGDLIGFATLYQTFSTLQVKKTAILNDLYIYQEFQGQHYGKELLEFVLSYVQSEDYAGMVLETDRSNKKARRLYESLGGVKSAWTHYEWEF
- the cysI gene encoding assimilatory sulfite reductase (NADPH) hemoprotein subunit; the encoded protein is MSEYSSLKNIQDAPLDGMEHLKKDSNFLRGTLVKTMANPITASIPEADGKLMKFHGSYMQDDRDLRNERRQQKLEPAYQFMLRVRLPAGVITPEQWLTMDEVSHKYGNGTLRLTTRQTFQMHGILKWNMKKNLQEINAAMMDSIAACGDVNRNVMCNVNPNQSDVHGEVYEYSKQISDHLLPRTTAYHEIWLDEEKVADSKEEVEPVYGETYLPRKFKIGVAVPPSNDIDVFSQDIGYIAIVEDGELKGFNVSVGGGMGMTHGEPDTYPQLGRVIGYVPKEEVVNASEKLLTIQRDYGNRSNRKNARFKYTIDRYGVEWLKSELNERLGYEIEAARSYEFESNGDEYGWIKGNDGKWHFTLFIENGRIKDEENYQLMTGLREIAKIHTGDFRMTPNQNVVISDITDYKKRQISKLIEDYGLTDGKHYSALRRNSMACVSFPTCGLAMAEAERYLPSLVDKLEVTLEEQGLRDEDIIIRMTGCPNGCARSALGEIGFIGKAPGKYNMYLGASFTGDRLSKLYRENIGEEEILSELEPMIARFAKERYDGEHFGDFVIRADYVKATTDGTNFHD
- a CDS encoding assimilatory sulfite reductase (NADPH) flavoprotein subunit; its protein translation is MQLQVTNSPFSQEQVDLLNQLLPTLTENQKIWLSGYLASQANSGAAPAAEGPAVQESVAPQASQAEAASKEVTILFGSQTGNGQMIAEDSSRRLKDQGYNVTVSSMDDFKTKNMKKVENLLVIVSTHGEGDPPDNAISFHEFLNGRKAPKLEDARFSVLALGDTSYEYFCQTGKDFDQRLEDLGGTRLYPRVDCDVDFDDDAEEWIQGVLSSLNELQEETAQAAAAPAGAAASAAPATEQPAYSRTNPFRAEILDNINLNGRGSAKETRHVELSLEGSGLTFEPGDSLGMFPENDPLLVDQLIREMDWNPEETVVLNKQGDIRSLREALLSHFEITVLTKPLLEKMSKLTNNEKIQELLDTEHADDLRSYLEGRDLLDLLKDYGPWQGGAADVVGNLRKIPPRLYSIASSPSANPDEVHLTVGAVRYDAHGRPRTGVCSGQCAERTEPGDTLPIYIQHNPNFKLPDNPSAPVIMVGPGTGIAPFRSFVEEREEVEADGKSWLFFGDQHFRTDFLYQTEWQQWLEEGSLSKMDVAFSRDNEEKIYVQHRILENSEEVYQWLQDGAFLYICGDEKRMAHDVHEALVSVLEKEGNMTHEEAEAYMLDLQQQKRYQRDVY